In one Myxococcus xanthus genomic region, the following are encoded:
- the gor gene encoding glutathione-disulfide reductase gives MARYDFDLFTIGGGSGGVAASRRAGAHGAGVALCEDRDVGGTCVHRGCVPKKLLVYGAHFREEFQDAEGYGWTVQEPLFTWSKLLAAKDKELDRLRGVYARLLRDSGVTLLEGRGRVVDPHTVEVAGKLYTAERILIATGSRPYLPPDITGIEHAITSDEALSFPELPRRLAVVGAGYIGVELAGVFHGLGSKVTMLIRGASVLGGFDDDVRSFLTDEMRKKGIELMTDTFIRDIEKRAEGGVSLLTGGGETVEADAVLFATGRVPNSGGLGLEEVGVTLDARGAVVVDAWSRTSVESIYAVGDITDRINLTPVAISEGRALAETLFNDNPTQMDHTNVPSAVFSQPPVASVGLTEQEARERHGKLDIYVTSFRPMKHTLSGRNERTMMKVVVERESNRVLGCHMVGTDAPEIIQGLAVAVKCGVTKKQLDATVGIHPTAAEEFVTLRDKRPDPDERLAAELGRDAAASTRR, from the coding sequence ATGGCCCGATACGACTTCGACCTGTTCACCATTGGCGGCGGCTCTGGCGGTGTGGCGGCCAGCCGCAGGGCCGGGGCACACGGGGCCGGGGTGGCGCTGTGTGAGGACCGCGACGTGGGCGGCACGTGTGTCCACCGTGGTTGCGTGCCCAAGAAGCTCCTGGTGTACGGAGCACACTTCCGGGAGGAGTTCCAGGACGCGGAGGGCTATGGCTGGACGGTCCAGGAGCCGCTGTTCACCTGGAGCAAGCTGCTGGCCGCCAAGGACAAGGAGTTGGACCGGCTGCGTGGCGTGTATGCGCGCTTGTTGCGCGACTCGGGCGTGACGCTGCTGGAAGGGCGCGGGCGCGTGGTGGACCCGCACACGGTGGAGGTGGCCGGAAAGCTGTACACGGCCGAGCGCATCCTGATTGCCACGGGCTCGCGGCCCTACCTGCCGCCCGACATCACCGGCATCGAGCACGCCATCACCTCCGATGAGGCGCTGTCCTTCCCCGAGCTGCCTCGGCGGCTGGCCGTCGTCGGGGCCGGGTACATCGGCGTGGAGCTGGCGGGCGTCTTCCACGGGCTGGGCTCCAAGGTGACGATGTTGATTCGCGGCGCCAGCGTGCTGGGTGGGTTCGATGACGACGTCCGCTCCTTCCTCACGGACGAGATGCGCAAGAAGGGCATCGAGCTGATGACGGACACCTTCATCCGGGACATCGAAAAGCGAGCCGAGGGTGGGGTGAGCCTGCTGACGGGCGGGGGCGAGACGGTGGAGGCGGACGCGGTGCTGTTCGCCACCGGGCGCGTTCCCAACTCGGGGGGGCTGGGACTGGAGGAAGTGGGAGTGACGCTGGACGCGCGCGGCGCGGTGGTGGTGGACGCGTGGTCCCGCACCTCGGTGGAGAGCATCTATGCGGTGGGCGACATCACCGACCGCATCAACCTCACGCCGGTGGCCATCTCGGAAGGGCGTGCCCTGGCGGAGACGCTCTTCAACGACAACCCGACGCAGATGGACCACACCAACGTACCGTCGGCTGTCTTCAGCCAGCCGCCCGTGGCCTCCGTGGGGCTGACGGAGCAGGAGGCACGGGAGCGTCATGGGAAGCTGGACATCTATGTCACCAGCTTCCGCCCCATGAAGCACACCCTGAGCGGGCGTAACGAGCGCACCATGATGAAGGTGGTCGTGGAGCGCGAGTCCAACCGCGTGCTCGGCTGTCACATGGTGGGGACGGACGCACCGGAAATCATCCAGGGACTGGCGGTGGCGGTGAAGTGTGGCGTCACCAAGAAGCAGCTCGATGCCACCGTGGGCATCCACCCCACCGCGGCCGAGGAGTTCGTCACCCTGCGCGACAAGCGGCCGGACCCCGACGAGCGGCTGGCGGCGGAGCTGGGCCGTGATGCGGCGGCGTCTACCCGGCGCTGA
- a CDS encoding response regulator, whose protein sequence is MMRSERAFILVAGGRVADLASSAHAAIFEHSRDGVLVLDAGQRIVEVNRAAERIFGPRTRLVGQPVGLLLPGWRPPEPRAPADAALRETELAGHRPGGSGPAHYLRVVTLPLPGEGDGGWVLQLHDMTARLEVEASLRQQKEFFEAVVINSPVAIITITRQFRVLSWNPEATRLFGYSPAEALGKHIFELVATEPTVLPEAEQASREVVQRGRLRSVTRRVRKDGSVVDVELRALPVSVGGRQLGFIAIYHDITDLERARKAAEAANQAKSLFLATMSHEIRTPMNAIIGMTGLLLDRALTEEQRDFVATIRQSSEALLTLLNDVLDFSKIEAGRFEAELRPFDLRQCVESVLDLMAVRASEKGLDLGCDLAPPLPQMLVGDASRLRQVLLNLVGNALKFTEHGGAVVSVEGLALGGTEGAADWELTFSVQDTGLGIPDDRRTGLFQPFNQLDASVSRRFGGTGLGLAISKRLVEAMGGTIWVESEGVPGQGTTFRFTLRAQAAPQAYAVQPRQEQGLLQGRRVLVVDDNALFRRLLGRQLQAWGLVPVESASGMDALAQLEAGASFDAVLIDHHMPGLDGTALAERIRQREETRALPLVLVSTPGRRGNPPEGLFAGVLSRPLKDSQLYDALVSCFSQHLPQLPEPRQTRPSRAGPFPGERPGDTVPLDILLVEDNATNQKLALLVLERLGYRADVALNGRQALQALSQKRYDAVLMDLQMPEMDGLEATRRIRQELPPKAQPWVIAMTANAMDSDREQCFSAGMDDFLGKPIRVEALTAALLRCQPRRSEVAPERRVASGAVALTPLQTVMEGLPDAARIPGLESAALARLWAELGAQAAQILPELIDTALHSMPALLEDAYSALGRGHADDLGRAAHTLKSNAAWFGASALESQARDIELQADSGLLEDMPERLERCRAELEVTRLLLGRLRDSVLALSGA, encoded by the coding sequence ATGATGCGGTCCGAGCGGGCCTTCATTCTCGTGGCAGGGGGAAGGGTGGCTGACCTGGCGTCAAGCGCACATGCAGCGATTTTCGAGCACTCGCGGGATGGGGTGCTCGTGCTGGATGCTGGGCAGCGCATCGTGGAGGTCAACCGCGCCGCGGAACGCATCTTCGGGCCGCGTACCAGACTCGTGGGGCAGCCGGTGGGGCTGCTCCTGCCCGGCTGGCGTCCTCCCGAGCCCCGCGCTCCCGCCGATGCCGCCCTGCGCGAGACGGAGCTGGCCGGGCATCGCCCAGGCGGCTCTGGCCCCGCGCACTACCTGCGGGTGGTGACGCTGCCCCTGCCCGGAGAAGGGGACGGGGGCTGGGTCTTGCAGCTCCATGACATGACGGCCCGCCTGGAGGTGGAGGCCTCGCTCCGGCAGCAGAAGGAGTTCTTCGAGGCGGTGGTCATCAACAGCCCGGTGGCCATCATCACCATCACCCGCCAGTTCCGCGTGCTGTCGTGGAACCCCGAGGCCACGCGCCTGTTCGGGTATTCGCCGGCAGAAGCGCTCGGCAAGCACATCTTCGAACTGGTCGCCACCGAGCCCACCGTCCTCCCGGAAGCGGAGCAGGCGTCGCGCGAGGTCGTGCAGCGCGGGCGGCTGCGCTCCGTCACCCGGCGGGTCCGCAAGGATGGCAGCGTGGTGGACGTGGAGCTGCGGGCGCTGCCGGTGTCGGTGGGCGGGCGGCAGCTTGGCTTCATCGCCATCTACCACGACATCACCGACCTCGAACGGGCACGCAAGGCGGCGGAGGCGGCCAATCAGGCCAAGAGCCTGTTCCTGGCCACCATGAGCCACGAAATCCGCACGCCGATGAACGCCATCATCGGCATGACGGGCCTGCTCCTGGACCGGGCGCTGACGGAAGAGCAGCGCGACTTCGTCGCCACCATCCGGCAGAGCAGCGAGGCGCTGCTGACGTTGCTCAACGACGTGCTGGACTTCTCCAAGATCGAGGCCGGTCGCTTCGAGGCGGAGCTGCGGCCCTTCGACCTGCGCCAGTGCGTGGAGTCCGTCCTGGACCTGATGGCCGTGCGCGCCAGCGAGAAGGGGCTGGACCTGGGGTGTGACCTCGCGCCGCCGCTGCCGCAGATGTTGGTGGGCGATGCGTCGCGCCTCCGCCAGGTGCTGCTCAACCTGGTGGGCAACGCGCTCAAGTTCACCGAACACGGCGGCGCGGTGGTGAGCGTGGAGGGATTGGCCCTGGGCGGCACGGAGGGCGCGGCGGACTGGGAGCTGACCTTCAGCGTGCAGGACACCGGCCTGGGGATTCCCGACGACCGGCGCACCGGGCTGTTCCAGCCGTTCAACCAACTGGATGCCTCCGTGTCGCGGCGCTTTGGTGGCACGGGGCTGGGGTTGGCCATCTCCAAGCGGCTGGTGGAGGCCATGGGCGGCACCATCTGGGTGGAGAGTGAGGGCGTGCCCGGACAAGGCACCACCTTCCGCTTCACCCTGCGCGCCCAGGCTGCGCCACAAGCCTACGCGGTGCAGCCGCGCCAGGAGCAGGGGCTGCTCCAGGGCCGGCGCGTGCTCGTCGTGGATGACAACGCTCTGTTTCGAAGGTTGCTGGGCCGGCAGCTCCAGGCGTGGGGCCTGGTGCCCGTGGAGTCCGCGTCGGGGATGGACGCGCTCGCCCAACTCGAGGCGGGGGCTTCGTTCGACGCGGTGCTCATTGACCATCACATGCCGGGGCTGGATGGCACCGCGCTGGCCGAGCGCATCCGGCAGCGCGAGGAGACGCGGGCCCTTCCCCTGGTGCTGGTGTCGACGCCGGGCCGGCGGGGCAATCCCCCCGAGGGCCTGTTCGCGGGCGTGTTGTCGCGTCCGCTGAAGGACTCGCAGCTCTACGACGCGCTGGTGTCGTGCTTCTCGCAGCACCTTCCCCAGCTCCCGGAGCCCCGGCAGACGCGGCCCTCGCGAGCGGGGCCCTTTCCGGGGGAGCGGCCGGGGGACACCGTGCCGCTGGACATCCTCCTGGTGGAGGACAACGCCACCAATCAGAAGCTGGCGCTGCTGGTGCTGGAGCGGCTCGGCTACCGCGCTGACGTGGCGCTGAACGGACGCCAGGCGCTGCAGGCGTTGTCCCAGAAGCGCTACGACGCGGTCCTCATGGACCTGCAGATGCCGGAGATGGACGGCCTGGAGGCCACGCGCCGCATCCGCCAGGAACTGCCGCCCAAGGCGCAGCCCTGGGTCATCGCGATGACGGCCAACGCCATGGACTCCGACCGGGAGCAGTGCTTCTCGGCGGGCATGGATGACTTCCTGGGCAAGCCCATCCGCGTGGAGGCGCTGACGGCGGCGCTGCTGCGCTGCCAGCCCCGGCGTTCGGAGGTGGCACCGGAGCGGCGGGTCGCGAGCGGCGCGGTCGCGCTGACGCCGCTGCAAACGGTCATGGAAGGCCTGCCGGACGCGGCGCGCATCCCGGGCCTGGAGTCTGCCGCGCTCGCCCGGCTGTGGGCGGAGCTGGGGGCGCAGGCGGCGCAGATTCTCCCCGAACTCATCGACACCGCGCTGCACAGCATGCCGGCGCTCCTGGAGGACGCGTACTCGGCCCTGGGGCGTGGGCACGCGGACGACCTGGGCCGGGCGGCGCATACGCTCAAGTCGAACGCGGCCTGGTTCGGCGCCAGCGCGCTGGAGTCCCAGGCCCGCGACATCGAGTTGCAGGCGGACTCCGGGCTGCTGGAGGACATGCCCGAGCGGCTCGAGCGGTGCCGGGCGGAGCTGGAAGTGACGCGGCTCTTGCTGGGCCGCCTGCGGGACAGCGTCCTGGCCCTGTCCGGCGCCTGA
- a CDS encoding EF-hand domain-containing protein — translation MGWGACRCLDPNEGALRCAPSREGFIMATKSRKTAVAKKSSRRTATAKKATPKKAAGKAHGAKKTTTKKKTTAKKTTAKKAAAKKAPAKKTTAKKAAAKKTTAKKATTRKAATRRTSKSRRERPTTGVPFVEQVETTSAGLQPLAPTHAAVDEFTSSGDEVLDIFQRYDRDRTGTIDRAEFARLLEALGQNISDEELEIAVDIVDTDRTGKISWNEFKAWWNSR, via the coding sequence GTGGGTTGGGGCGCGTGCCGATGCTTGGACCCGAACGAGGGAGCGCTACGATGCGCGCCGTCCAGGGAGGGGTTCATCATGGCGACGAAGTCACGCAAGACGGCTGTTGCGAAGAAGTCATCCCGGCGTACCGCGACGGCGAAGAAGGCCACGCCGAAGAAGGCGGCTGGCAAGGCGCACGGCGCGAAGAAGACCACCACGAAGAAGAAGACGACGGCGAAGAAGACGACGGCGAAGAAGGCGGCTGCGAAGAAGGCCCCCGCGAAGAAGACGACGGCGAAGAAGGCAGCGGCCAAGAAGACCACCGCGAAGAAGGCCACCACGCGCAAGGCGGCGACGCGGCGGACCTCCAAGTCTCGGCGTGAGCGGCCCACGACAGGGGTGCCCTTCGTCGAGCAGGTGGAGACGACGTCCGCGGGGCTCCAGCCCCTGGCGCCCACCCACGCCGCGGTGGACGAGTTCACCAGTTCCGGCGACGAGGTGCTCGACATCTTCCAGCGGTACGACCGCGACCGGACCGGCACCATCGACCGTGCGGAGTTCGCGCGCTTGCTGGAGGCGCTGGGGCAGAACATCTCCGACGAGGAGCTGGAAATCGCCGTCGACATCGTCGACACGGACCGCACCGGGAAGATTTCCTGGAACGAGTTCAAGGCCTGGTGGAACAGCCGCTGA
- a CDS encoding RIO1 family regulatory kinase/ATPase domain-containing protein, producing MNDSLETLLADGIIEAIIGQLKTGKEAEVWLVQHAGQVVAAKLYKERHERNFRNNAGYREGREVRNSRTRRAMEKGSRFGQNAAEDAWKSAESDSLYKLHAQGVRVPTPVLFYEGILLMEVVLDPEGHPAPRMVEAPPSTPEDAHALYVDLRAQVINMLCADLIHGDLSPYNILMSYAGPVIIDFPQTVAAARNNRAEFYFRRDLDNVRNFLASTAPWLHSIASDTSEIWNAYVRRELTQDFVPSGNFREGPRHHGRGGPRNQGFQPQGDERRGGFRPPPPAPVEQAAAPQRDMTPEEAAEAELRELEALVLRQGGGERGKPAVAAPPPRGGRNRGFGGGRPPPRGGGNGARPPQSGQRTGGGAPGRPSEPRASGGVQGGPRANEPRGSLGGPRTNEPRGSNGGPRTNEPRGSNGGPRANEPRANSRFQNGPRQNDARAHGRGMGGSQPNEPLANSAPSSGPRQNEQRNGRPPRANPRGGNPSVPGNEQRVFDNGRPPRTEPRGDAFASPTNSRGPRGGGARSDRNDRRGNGRPEPVVETRSIPGAPAQNTVRESRPGNGGNEGGPRQPRQSQGRGGPRSPRTGGPQVSYVARPASSSDPGSHEAGS from the coding sequence ATGAATGACTCGCTAGAGACCCTCCTGGCCGATGGCATCATCGAAGCCATCATCGGCCAGTTGAAGACGGGCAAGGAGGCCGAGGTATGGCTGGTCCAGCATGCCGGCCAGGTGGTCGCGGCCAAGCTGTACAAGGAGCGCCACGAGCGCAACTTCCGCAACAACGCGGGCTACCGGGAAGGCCGCGAGGTGCGCAACTCGCGCACGCGCCGCGCCATGGAGAAGGGCAGCCGCTTCGGCCAGAACGCCGCCGAGGACGCCTGGAAGAGCGCGGAGTCGGACTCGCTCTACAAACTGCACGCCCAGGGGGTGCGCGTCCCCACCCCGGTGCTGTTCTACGAGGGCATCCTCCTCATGGAGGTGGTGCTGGATCCAGAGGGCCACCCCGCCCCGCGCATGGTGGAAGCCCCCCCCAGCACCCCCGAGGACGCGCACGCCCTCTACGTGGACCTGCGAGCGCAGGTCATCAACATGCTGTGCGCCGACCTCATCCACGGCGACCTGTCCCCGTACAACATCCTCATGAGCTATGCGGGGCCGGTCATCATCGACTTCCCGCAGACGGTGGCGGCTGCTCGCAACAACCGCGCGGAGTTCTATTTCCGGCGCGACCTGGACAACGTCCGCAACTTCCTCGCGAGCACCGCGCCCTGGCTGCACAGCATCGCGAGCGACACGAGCGAAATCTGGAATGCCTACGTGCGCCGGGAGCTCACCCAGGACTTCGTGCCGTCGGGCAATTTCCGGGAGGGGCCTCGCCATCACGGTCGCGGAGGTCCTCGGAACCAGGGGTTCCAGCCCCAGGGTGACGAGCGCAGAGGCGGGTTCCGTCCGCCGCCGCCCGCACCGGTCGAGCAAGCCGCCGCCCCCCAGCGCGACATGACGCCCGAAGAGGCCGCCGAGGCCGAGCTCCGGGAACTGGAGGCGCTGGTGCTCAGGCAGGGTGGCGGTGAGCGTGGCAAGCCCGCGGTGGCGGCACCTCCGCCTCGGGGCGGGCGCAACCGGGGTTTTGGAGGAGGTCGGCCTCCGCCGAGGGGTGGAGGCAACGGCGCACGGCCGCCCCAGAGTGGGCAGCGGACGGGCGGCGGTGCGCCTGGGCGCCCAAGCGAGCCGCGTGCGAGTGGTGGCGTCCAGGGCGGCCCGCGCGCGAATGAGCCTCGTGGCTCGCTTGGCGGTCCGCGCACGAATGAGCCTCGTGGCTCGAATGGCGGTCCGCGCACGAATGAGCCTCGTGGCTCGAATGGCGGTCCGCGCGCGAATGAGCCTCGTGCGAACAGCAGGTTCCAGAACGGCCCCCGCCAGAATGACGCGCGTGCGCACGGCAGAGGCATGGGCGGTTCCCAGCCGAATGAGCCACTCGCGAACAGCGCGCCCTCGAGCGGCCCCCGCCAGAACGAACAACGCAATGGCCGGCCTCCCCGCGCCAACCCGCGCGGTGGCAATCCAAGCGTGCCCGGCAATGAGCAGCGTGTGTTCGACAACGGCCGTCCACCACGGACCGAGCCTCGTGGCGACGCCTTCGCCTCACCGACGAACTCGAGGGGTCCTCGCGGTGGAGGGGCTCGCTCCGACCGGAACGACCGGCGCGGCAATGGCAGGCCCGAGCCTGTCGTCGAGACTCGGTCCATACCAGGCGCTCCCGCGCAGAACACCGTCCGGGAATCCCGTCCGGGCAATGGCGGCAACGAGGGTGGGCCTCGACAGCCGCGCCAGTCCCAGGGCCGCGGAGGTCCGCGTTCACCGCGGACTGGCGGGCCCCAGGTCTCCTACGTGGCCCGCCCGGCCTCATCGTCCGACCCAGGCTCGCACGAAGCGGGTTCCTGA
- a CDS encoding zinc-dependent alcohol dehydrogenase family protein, translating to MRAYEIQAGFGLDKLVQVERPDPTPGPMQVRVRVKATSLNSRDLMMVEGRYNPRQKLPLIPNSDAAGVVDAVGPGVTRVKPGDRVMSLFSQAWSAGEPTRAAQVSTLGGPLDGALADTVLLHEDGAVPTPAYLSDEEAATLPCAAVTAWSALVTHGALKAGDTVLLQGTGGVSIFALQIARLLGARIIITSSSDAKLARARTLGAHEGINYGTTPDWDKAARALTGGVGVDHVVEVGGAGTFEKSLRAVRPGGTVSVIGVLSGGAGTVPLTPILMQNLRVQGIFVGHRQSFDALNRAFALHTVRPVVDRVFEFSEARAAFEHLKRGAHFGKVVVRVG from the coding sequence ATGAGAGCCTATGAAATCCAAGCAGGGTTTGGGTTGGACAAGCTGGTGCAGGTCGAGCGGCCGGACCCGACTCCAGGCCCCATGCAGGTGCGGGTGCGCGTGAAGGCCACGAGCCTCAACTCCCGTGACTTGATGATGGTGGAGGGTCGTTACAACCCCCGGCAGAAGCTGCCACTCATTCCCAACTCGGACGCGGCGGGCGTCGTGGATGCGGTAGGCCCGGGTGTGACGCGGGTGAAGCCTGGTGACCGGGTGATGAGCCTCTTTTCCCAGGCCTGGAGCGCCGGAGAGCCCACGCGGGCGGCGCAGGTGAGCACGCTGGGAGGACCGTTGGACGGTGCCCTCGCGGACACGGTGCTGTTGCACGAGGACGGCGCGGTGCCTACGCCCGCCTATCTCTCCGATGAAGAGGCTGCGACGCTGCCGTGCGCGGCCGTGACGGCGTGGAGCGCGCTGGTCACCCATGGGGCACTCAAGGCGGGGGACACCGTCTTGCTTCAGGGCACCGGTGGCGTGTCCATCTTCGCGTTGCAGATTGCCAGGCTGCTGGGCGCGCGAATCATCATCACCTCCAGCAGTGACGCCAAGCTGGCGCGAGCCCGGACGCTCGGCGCGCATGAAGGCATCAACTACGGGACGACGCCGGACTGGGACAAGGCGGCGCGCGCGCTGACGGGAGGCGTGGGCGTGGACCACGTGGTGGAAGTGGGTGGGGCGGGGACCTTCGAGAAGTCGCTGCGCGCGGTCCGGCCCGGCGGCACGGTGTCTGTGATTGGCGTGCTCAGCGGTGGTGCGGGGACGGTGCCGCTGACGCCCATCCTCATGCAGAACCTGCGGGTGCAGGGCATCTTCGTGGGCCACCGGCAGAGCTTCGACGCGCTCAACCGGGCCTTCGCGTTGCACACCGTTCGCCCGGTGGTGGACCGCGTCTTCGAGTTCTCCGAGGCACGCGCTGCTTTCGAGCACCTCAAGAGAGGGGCGCACTTCGGGAAGGTGGTCGTCCGGGTGGGGTGA
- a CDS encoding cytochrome c family protein, whose protein sequence is MSVLVLFTCSLLATAPTSRFPKGTARMDVGPAPHGLPDWNVQRCAECHAVQVDSWRHSGHATARTDDVFQVALTEDRPGWCVQCHAPLARNLERGPLPKDSPPEEHGVTCAGCHAPTGNEGQAPGMPCAGCHQFGFPVLTSAGQRVRLSPTQLQQDTVGEWRRWQTQSGDTRHCTSCHMPQGDHGFGGTRRTESLKAALRVVQASAFLRISTREVGHAFPSGDVMRWVSVEVSEGPLFETSRTVATFGRSLEVREWPHEPLPHLGAVKDTRLLPGETRQVLLPKGARYARVVYHLVSREQEDSGLYPPGLSQLVLWAEPLQPFPSSHTPKERTP, encoded by the coding sequence GTGTCCGTGCTCGTCCTCTTCACCTGTTCGCTGCTGGCCACAGCCCCCACGTCGCGTTTTCCCAAAGGCACCGCGCGCATGGACGTGGGACCCGCGCCGCATGGCCTGCCGGACTGGAATGTCCAGCGCTGCGCGGAATGCCACGCCGTCCAGGTGGATTCCTGGCGACACAGCGGGCACGCCACGGCCCGCACGGATGACGTCTTCCAGGTCGCGTTGACCGAGGACCGGCCCGGCTGGTGTGTGCAATGTCACGCGCCGCTCGCCCGGAACCTGGAGCGGGGCCCGCTTCCCAAGGACAGTCCTCCCGAGGAGCACGGTGTCACCTGCGCCGGCTGCCATGCACCCACGGGGAACGAAGGACAGGCGCCTGGAATGCCCTGTGCGGGCTGTCACCAGTTCGGCTTCCCCGTGCTGACGAGCGCGGGCCAGCGGGTGCGGCTGTCCCCCACGCAGCTTCAACAGGACACGGTGGGAGAGTGGCGCCGCTGGCAGACCCAGAGCGGTGACACGCGCCATTGCACGTCCTGCCACATGCCCCAGGGAGACCACGGCTTCGGAGGCACGCGACGCACCGAGTCCCTCAAGGCCGCGCTCCGGGTCGTACAGGCGAGCGCATTTCTCCGCATCTCCACGCGCGAGGTGGGCCATGCCTTTCCCTCGGGTGACGTCATGCGCTGGGTGAGCGTGGAAGTCTCCGAGGGCCCCCTCTTCGAAACCTCCCGCACCGTGGCCACGTTCGGCCGCAGCCTGGAGGTCCGGGAGTGGCCCCACGAGCCCCTGCCCCACCTGGGCGCGGTGAAGGACACGCGCTTGCTGCCCGGAGAGACACGCCAGGTGCTGCTCCCCAAGGGGGCACGCTACGCGCGCGTCGTCTACCACCTCGTGTCCCGCGAGCAGGAAGACTCCGGGCTCTACCCGCCGGGCCTGTCCCAGCTCGTGCTCTGGGCCGAGCCCCTTCAACCTTTTCCGTCGTCACACACCCCGAAGGAACGCACGCCATGA
- a CDS encoding NADase-type glycan-binding domain-containing protein — MILLSLLLAATPPVMLEPNAGSANRLHPRRVTASSFLENGWNKHAQNYLPLYIADDDPATAWVEGAKGRGEGEAIEWWGPELSRAKTYRLFLRNGFQKSEKLFRANARPRKVKLEPLVQGETGPQTTGTALEMELKDVLGWQEVRLPVPNKVHGVRLTLVSTYPGTSYDDTCLSDFRVYVEGEDPYKPEAEAAAFEQVRAFALERKQAAARSGSAAKMEWAPRYEVEKLLTLERSYEEGEPPRGNTYAVGLFSTVPVKDSYKSALDRAKKVAELFDRASLDYEGQDSEARAKWTRVKPAQPKAQTTSARTALSAMESDGIVRIAGLLHLGDASFFEADASQAQMLASIEKLDKKEAQQTKACISKCEKRRAGTREDSYDCSCADECMGCDDPNLPASEKLKHQVTGGDFLLGSLARPTAFLRGKSELSGSRESWYAFRQTLVTYAGEKADVVLTNDHTDMMMEGTVALRIHVIDWGESNGKASPTTITSFLVSETRVQVLRYRPAPRA; from the coding sequence ATGATTCTCCTGTCGCTCCTCCTCGCCGCGACGCCGCCTGTCATGCTCGAACCCAATGCGGGCTCGGCGAACCGGCTGCATCCCCGCCGTGTGACGGCCTCCTCCTTCCTGGAGAACGGCTGGAACAAGCACGCCCAGAATTATCTGCCGCTCTACATCGCGGATGACGACCCGGCCACCGCCTGGGTGGAAGGCGCCAAAGGCCGCGGCGAGGGCGAGGCCATTGAATGGTGGGGACCGGAGCTGTCGCGCGCGAAGACGTACCGCCTGTTCCTTCGCAATGGCTTCCAGAAGTCCGAAAAGCTCTTCCGCGCCAACGCTCGGCCTCGCAAGGTGAAGCTGGAGCCGCTGGTCCAGGGAGAGACGGGCCCCCAGACGACGGGCACCGCGCTGGAGATGGAGCTGAAGGACGTCCTCGGCTGGCAGGAAGTCCGCCTGCCCGTCCCGAACAAGGTCCACGGCGTGCGGCTCACGCTCGTCTCCACCTATCCCGGGACGTCCTACGACGACACCTGTCTCAGTGACTTCCGCGTGTACGTGGAGGGGGAAGACCCCTACAAGCCGGAGGCGGAGGCCGCGGCCTTCGAGCAGGTCCGCGCCTTCGCGCTCGAGCGAAAGCAGGCCGCCGCCCGCAGCGGTAGCGCCGCCAAGATGGAGTGGGCGCCCCGCTACGAGGTGGAGAAGCTGCTCACGCTGGAGCGCTCCTACGAGGAGGGTGAGCCTCCTCGGGGAAATACCTACGCCGTCGGACTGTTCTCCACGGTTCCGGTGAAGGACAGCTACAAGTCGGCGCTGGACCGCGCGAAGAAGGTGGCCGAGCTCTTCGACCGCGCGAGCCTCGACTACGAGGGCCAGGACTCCGAGGCGCGCGCGAAGTGGACACGCGTCAAGCCGGCGCAGCCCAAGGCCCAGACGACCTCGGCGCGCACGGCCCTGTCCGCAATGGAGAGCGACGGCATCGTGCGCATCGCGGGGCTGCTCCACCTGGGAGACGCGTCCTTCTTCGAGGCGGATGCCAGCCAGGCGCAGATGCTGGCGAGCATCGAGAAGCTGGACAAGAAGGAGGCCCAGCAGACCAAGGCCTGCATCAGCAAGTGCGAGAAGCGCCGCGCGGGGACCCGCGAGGACAGCTACGATTGCTCCTGCGCGGACGAGTGCATGGGCTGCGACGACCCCAACCTCCCCGCGTCGGAGAAGCTCAAGCACCAGGTCACTGGCGGCGACTTCCTCCTGGGCTCACTCGCCCGCCCCACGGCATTCCTGCGTGGCAAGTCCGAGCTCTCCGGGAGCCGTGAGTCCTGGTACGCCTTCCGTCAGACGCTCGTCACCTACGCGGGCGAGAAAGCAGATGTCGTGCTCACGAACGACCACACAGACATGATGATGGAGGGCACCGTCGCCCTGCGCATCCATGTCATCGACTGGGGCGAGTCGAACGGCAAGGCGAGCCCGACCACCATCACCAGCTTCCTCGTCTCCGAGACCCGGGTCCAGGTGCTGCGCTACCGCCCGGCGCCTCGGGCCTGA
- a CDS encoding putative toxin-antitoxin system toxin component, PIN family: MMAGLEHLMPFTPLPVVLDTNVVLDLFVFDDPYTRPLAEALAARTLTAWTDADTLAELGYVLASRNFQPGLGAPHRTAAFERYRAQVHMAPSAESVPTPSLPRCRDRDDQKFLSLAARAGAAWLVSKDKRVLSMADRAGLSFAILTPRQAVARLPPRG, from the coding sequence ATGATGGCCGGATTGGAACACCTGATGCCCTTCACACCGCTGCCGGTGGTCCTGGATACCAACGTGGTCCTGGACCTCTTCGTGTTCGATGACCCCTACACACGCCCGCTGGCCGAGGCCCTGGCGGCGAGGACGCTGACGGCCTGGACGGACGCGGACACGCTGGCGGAGCTGGGCTACGTGCTGGCCTCGCGCAACTTTCAACCCGGCCTGGGGGCGCCCCATCGGACCGCTGCGTTCGAGCGCTACCGGGCCCAGGTCCACATGGCGCCGTCCGCCGAGTCCGTGCCCACGCCGTCATTGCCCCGCTGCCGGGACCGGGACGACCAGAAGTTCCTGAGCCTGGCCGCGCGAGCCGGAGCGGCGTGGCTGGTGAGCAAGGACAAGCGGGTGCTCTCCATGGCGGACCGTGCGGGCCTGTCTTTCGCCATCCTCACGCCTCGGCAGGCCGTGGCCCGCCTACCACCCAGGGGGTAG